The Fretibacterium sp. OH1220_COT-178 genomic sequence CGTCAGGGCAACAGGGCAAGGACGAGGGAGGTCAGCATGAACACGGAGGCGAGGACGACCGTAACCTTCGTCAGCCCCGTGAAACGCTGCCACTGCCCCGTATCCGCCTGAGTTCCGCCCCCGAAGACGCCCGAGAAGCCCCCCTGTTTGCGATGCTGCGCCAGCACCACAATCATCAGCAGCACGGCAATCACAATATGCACCAAAGAAAGCAAAGTCCGCAC encodes the following:
- the secG gene encoding preprotein translocase subunit SecG, with amino-acid sequence MRTLLSLVHIVIAVLLMIVVLAQHRKQGGFSGVFGGGTQADTGQWQRFTGLTKVTVVLASVFMLTSLVLALLP